CTGAACGCGTCAAAGCGGTCTTTTTCACCCTGACATCCTACATAACACTCGTCTTACAATCACATTGTTTCTCCAATAGTTTAGAGACTCCTTTAGTTCTCATCAGCCTTTTGATAATCAGCGATTTGAGATTTGACTCGGAGGTTAGAGATGTAACGGTATGTCTGTACGATAAGCTTTTCTATTTCGGAATTGCTATTGCTATTGGTATATTCAACAGGGTGACTTTCCCAgcatttttggtgatacCTTCCTACTTCTTGCTCAAATACATCTGGAAATTTAAAATAGGATTGTTGGTAGGTATTTTGGGTTTTATGATTCCTACCAcacttttcattttcattgataCCTATGAGTTCAAGCATATAGTGCTAGTATCCTCACCCAGggagttggtgataacCCCATTGAATAACTTGATATATAACTCAAGCTATAAAAACTTGGCATTACATGGCATTCATCCATTTTACACCCATGTCTTAATAAATCTTCCCCAGGTTTTTGGACCACTTTTATGTGTGCTCTTTTATAAGGGTAGAAATAATTACTACAGAACGGTACCATTTCTATCTTTTGTTAGTGGTTTGACGATCCTTTCGTTTGTGCCACACCAGGAGTTGCGGTTTCTTATGCCCTTATTACCAATTGCTAGCTGCTGTATTGATTTCAGCAGAATAATGGGTGTGGACACCGAAAGTGAAGAGATTAAAGAAAAGATTATTTCGAACGAGAATAACCTTAAGCCAGATAAGGTGTTGACTAGGTCTTCCAATTTTGCCACTAGTATTATTGTTTTATGGTACTTGTTTAACATAGTAATGTGCTTATTAATGGGAATTTTACACCAAGGTGGTGTCATTCCAGCACTTGACTATTCTCATGCGAATTTGGTACTTCAAAATGAGAAGTTTGTACAAATATGGTGGAGAACTtattcaccaccaacttggctTCTCGGAAGCCCCAAATACTCCACCATAATGGTCACCTTGGAACAATTTAACAcaagtcttttgaagaaatatgATAATTTAATTATTGATGCAATGGGAAGTGACCAGAAAGACATATATGATATCATAAAGGGGGTTCAAagcaccaacaaaaagCTCATGTTGGTAGCACCAGTTGCTTCGATCAACTGCGATTTCGAATCATCTTCGTTGCaaatgatttggaaataCTCTTATCACTTAGACTTGGA
The sequence above is drawn from the Yamadazyma tenuis chromosome 3, complete sequence genome and encodes:
- the SMP3 gene encoding alpha 1,2 mannosyltransferase (EggNog:ENOG503NY93; CAZy:GT22; COG:G): MSSGVSWRQVYIVTIILRFILGISDSYIHPDEHFQNFEVLASKFFGFSTTIPWEFESDLPARSFGPLYLFYGPLFAFIKFFGVKVTPKAVWYMARLQLIFVNWLVTDMCLYRLLPTKPERVKAVFFTSTSYITLVLQSHCFSNSLETPLVLISLLIISDLRFDSEVRDVTVCSYDKLFYFGIAIAIGIFNRVTFPAFLVIPSYFLLKYIWKFKIGLLVGILGFMIPTTLFIFIDTYEFKHIVLVSSPRELVITPLNNLIYNSSYKNLALHGIHPFYTHVLINLPQVFGPLLCVLFYKGRNNYYRTVPFLSFVSGLTILSFVPHQELRFLMPLLPIASCCIDFSRIMGVDTESEEIKEKIISNENNLKPDKVLTRSSNFATSIIVLWYLFNIVMCLLMGILHQGGVIPALDYSHANLVLQNEKFVQIWWRTYSPPTWLLGSPKYSTIMVTLEQFNTSLLKKYDNLIIDAMGSDQKDIYDIIKGVQSTNKKLMLVAPVASINCDFESSSLQMIWKYSYHLDLDHLNFESLECLAPGLGIYEII